A window of the Verrucomicrobiota bacterium genome harbors these coding sequences:
- a CDS encoding transposase — protein MALPTRKHLSRLRELYRLPVGEIYLLTVNCAKRRRIFAETNRARIAVETFADYAARHGYGVLLYTVMPDHVHAIVAAHEGSSSLSELVSRWKTWCARKLRDIGVEGRVWQGEFFDHRIRSEASLGEKCEYVANNPVRAALIERAENWSHTGGAWWDQHLARQREG, from the coding sequence ATGGCTCTGCCAACACGCAAACACCTGTCTCGTCTTCGCGAGTTATACCGCCTGCCTGTCGGTGAGATCTACCTGCTCACCGTCAACTGCGCCAAAAGACGCCGAATCTTCGCCGAGACCAACAGAGCGCGTATCGCCGTCGAGACGTTTGCGGACTATGCTGCGCGTCATGGCTATGGCGTTCTTCTCTACACCGTCATGCCCGATCACGTGCATGCCATCGTGGCAGCCCACGAAGGCAGCTCGAGCCTCTCAGAGCTTGTGAGCAGGTGGAAAACATGGTGCGCGCGCAAGCTGCGCGACATCGGCGTCGAGGGCAGGGTGTGGCAGGGCGAGTTTTTCGATCACAGGATTCGCTCGGAAGCATCACTGGGCGAGAAGTGCGAGTACGTTGCCAACAACCCCGTGCGCGCTGCGCTCATCGAGCGAGCCGAGAATTGGTCGCACACGGGCGGTGCATGGTGGGACCAGCATCTTGCCCGGCAGCGAGAGGGATAA
- a CDS encoding HEAT repeat domain-containing protein, translated as MRLRYPLRVACLAALVLAASCGRRDTGRTAAPDGTGGVNFALGLQELDPGNKLLGNLRAVVVLVDFSDAPVDRELYPPERLRAFMFDREAKGLGHYVAENSGGRYTIDGEVFGWYRSRWSVTDLNATPGGERSRLQRLAEECVRRTLKEGVDPAAFDNDGPDGVPRSEDSTDDDGLVDELYVFFAGPLDTGYGLMGRYANFARRTTFLSLTTGECGFGVTGYYLHEAGHFIYHAYDHYGSHFQGEYGIGIWGMMGLGCWGQRGDIARDEIWTQPSHFTAYHKIAMGWLEPRLITESTRNVRLTAMAIEPQCVEIPIPGTLEYFLVENRQPIGFEDRLPGGGLLIYHCNRTWKGNFTLLQADGRADLQHGHPVGRPYPPTTENLGDDGDPFPGSTGNTHFGPKTTPSSLSEMGLESGITIRGISRPGDVMSFDVHVDRQVHEGLERITTIAGCLDELQTNHPVRRRNAALSLVEIAPLAVRPNERVVPALTAALSDADRLVKLYAARALGRLEAGGAVSALANLAAHGDPEVAAEAIIALGVMAPGLVGGQRIEALASMAAGLESGSRDVRTAALKALATLGDAGFEKAFLDALSDKAPPVQRAAAEALGRMKSRNAVGPLLVAARDELRDEAARVAAIEALGHIGHEPAAIGLHSLLHAPQSAVRRAAVEALGEFRSKDSIGALVAALSHDGINAGNARHADTREAVAAALTAIGPDAVPPLISLVEGSEAPLDAKLLAAGALAELGDPAAIDPIVRLALALSPSHDDDAAARDEKRRVRNGLAHQARRLASSRPTASSSVELLVDLGSVWLGDEDPRRRVEGAELLMHAASSPAPAVLLGALADQHPDVREAAARALGELGDPRALPGLTEQLDDEYSTVRDAAAATLGMLHDGRAVDALAKRLEHETDRRVTIGLVKALAEIGTIETVGPLIAVLDGPVYAARVAAARGLNRHNTPEAVDALIAALPDPGFGVIIKQRWADRWTPRLRVWAMRSLMTLGDPRAAAPIRAYLESDDLSSRLPAAVALTVLGGVRLNGMKWPEAAPLVAEYIETTTGRELLEFVPREYLRD; from the coding sequence ATGCGCCTTCGGTATCCCCTGAGAGTCGCCTGCCTCGCGGCGCTCGTTCTCGCCGCTTCGTGCGGCAGGAGGGACACGGGCCGCACGGCGGCGCCCGACGGCACGGGCGGCGTCAACTTCGCGCTCGGACTGCAGGAGCTTGACCCCGGCAACAAGCTCCTGGGCAATCTGCGCGCCGTTGTCGTCCTCGTGGATTTCAGCGACGCGCCGGTCGACAGAGAGCTGTACCCGCCCGAACGGCTCCGCGCGTTCATGTTCGATCGCGAGGCGAAGGGCCTGGGCCACTACGTGGCCGAGAACTCGGGCGGGCGCTACACGATCGACGGCGAGGTGTTCGGCTGGTATCGCTCGCGCTGGAGCGTGACCGACCTCAACGCGACGCCCGGTGGCGAACGCTCCAGGCTCCAACGTCTCGCCGAGGAGTGCGTTCGCCGCACTCTCAAGGAAGGTGTTGACCCCGCCGCGTTCGACAACGACGGTCCCGATGGCGTGCCGCGCTCAGAAGACTCGACCGATGACGACGGCCTCGTTGACGAGCTCTACGTCTTCTTCGCGGGACCGCTCGATACCGGTTACGGCCTCATGGGCCGGTACGCGAACTTCGCGCGGCGCACGACGTTTCTGTCGCTCACGACGGGCGAGTGCGGCTTCGGCGTGACCGGCTACTACCTCCATGAGGCGGGCCACTTCATCTACCACGCCTACGATCACTACGGCAGCCACTTCCAGGGCGAGTACGGCATCGGCATCTGGGGCATGATGGGTCTCGGCTGCTGGGGGCAGCGCGGCGACATCGCGCGCGACGAAATCTGGACTCAGCCGTCGCATTTCACCGCGTACCACAAGATCGCCATGGGCTGGCTCGAACCGCGCCTCATCACTGAAAGCACACGCAACGTGCGGCTCACGGCGATGGCGATCGAGCCGCAGTGCGTCGAGATCCCCATCCCCGGGACGCTCGAGTATTTCCTCGTCGAGAACCGGCAGCCGATCGGCTTCGAGGACCGGCTGCCCGGCGGCGGGCTGCTCATCTACCACTGCAACCGCACGTGGAAGGGCAACTTCACCCTCCTGCAGGCCGACGGCCGCGCTGACCTTCAGCACGGTCACCCCGTCGGGCGGCCGTATCCGCCCACGACGGAGAACCTCGGCGACGACGGCGACCCCTTCCCCGGCTCGACAGGCAACACGCACTTCGGCCCGAAGACGACGCCAAGCAGCCTGAGCGAGATGGGCCTGGAAAGCGGCATCACGATCCGCGGGATCAGCCGGCCGGGCGACGTGATGAGCTTCGACGTGCACGTTGACCGCCAGGTGCACGAGGGACTCGAGCGCATCACAACGATCGCCGGTTGCCTCGACGAGCTTCAGACCAACCACCCCGTCCGGCGTCGCAACGCGGCGCTGTCGCTCGTCGAGATCGCCCCGCTCGCGGTGCGGCCCAATGAGCGCGTCGTGCCCGCATTGACTGCCGCGTTGAGCGATGCCGATCGCTTGGTCAAGCTCTACGCGGCTCGGGCGCTTGGACGGCTTGAAGCCGGTGGGGCGGTATCGGCACTTGCGAATCTTGCCGCACACGGCGATCCCGAGGTGGCCGCCGAGGCAATCATCGCGCTCGGGGTGATGGCGCCCGGTCTCGTCGGCGGGCAACGGATCGAGGCGCTTGCGAGCATGGCGGCAGGACTCGAATCAGGCTCGCGCGACGTGCGCACAGCAGCACTCAAGGCGCTGGCCACGTTGGGCGACGCGGGATTCGAGAAGGCGTTTCTCGATGCGCTTAGCGACAAAGCGCCGCCGGTCCAACGCGCAGCCGCCGAGGCGCTCGGCCGGATGAAGTCGCGCAACGCAGTCGGCCCTCTGCTCGTGGCGGCCCGGGACGAACTGCGCGACGAGGCCGCCCGCGTCGCCGCGATCGAGGCGCTCGGCCACATCGGCCACGAGCCGGCGGCCATCGGCCTGCACTCGCTGCTCCATGCGCCGCAGTCCGCCGTACGCCGCGCGGCCGTCGAGGCGCTGGGTGAGTTCAGGTCGAAGGACTCGATCGGCGCGCTCGTGGCCGCGCTCAGCCACGATGGAATCAACGCCGGGAACGCGCGGCATGCCGACACGCGCGAGGCCGTTGCGGCCGCGCTCACGGCGATCGGCCCGGACGCCGTGCCCCCGCTGATCAGTCTCGTTGAGGGGAGCGAGGCGCCGCTCGACGCCAAGCTGCTGGCCGCCGGCGCACTCGCCGAGCTGGGCGACCCTGCGGCAATCGATCCGATCGTGAGACTGGCCCTGGCCCTTTCCCCAAGCCACGACGACGACGCGGCGGCACGCGACGAAAAACGCCGCGTCCGCAACGGTCTGGCGCATCAGGCGCGCCGCCTCGCCAGCAGCCGGCCGACGGCGAGCAGCTCGGTCGAGCTGCTCGTCGATCTCGGCAGCGTGTGGCTCGGTGATGAGGACCCGAGGCGGCGCGTCGAAGGCGCCGAACTGCTCATGCACGCCGCGTCGAGCCCGGCGCCCGCCGTGCTCCTCGGCGCGCTCGCCGACCAGCATCCCGACGTGCGCGAGGCGGCGGCCAGGGCGCTCGGCGAACTGGGCGATCCGCGCGCGCTGCCCGGCCTGACCGAGCAGCTTGACGACGAGTACAGTACGGTGCGCGACGCGGCGGCGGCGACGCTGGGCATGTTGCACGACGGCCGCGCGGTCGACGCGCTCGCCAAACGCCTCGAACACGAGACCGACCGCCGCGTCACGATAGGCCTCGTGAAAGCGTTGGCCGAGATCGGCACCATCGAGACCGTCGGCCCGCTCATCGCCGTGCTCGACGGCCCGGTCTACGCGGCGCGCGTCGCGGCGGCACGCGGCCTCAACAGACACAACACGCCTGAGGCAGTCGACGCGCTCATCGCCGCACTGCCCGACCCCGGCTTCGGCGTCATCATCAAGCAGCGCTGGGCGGACCGCTGGACGCCGCGCCTGCGCGTGTGGGCCATGCGCTCGCTCATGACGCTCGGCGATCCCCGGGCCGCCGCGCCGATCCGTGCCTACCTCGAAAGCGACGATCTCTCATCGAGGCTGCCGGCGGCCGTCGCGCTCACTGTGCTTGGCGGCGTACGCCTCAACGGCATGAAATGGCCCGAGGCCGCCCCGCTCGTCGCCGAGTACATCGAGACCACAACCGGCAGAGAACTCCTCGAGTTCGTCCCACGCGAGTACCTGCGCGACTGA
- a CDS encoding arginine decarboxylase, pyruvoyl-dependent codes for MPLVPTRVFLTKGVGHHKEELRSFELALRHAGIEKCNLVTVSSILPPHCKLISRKEGLKHLHPGEITFCVMSRLASNEPRRLLAASVGVAMPADKAHYGYISEHHAHGQTARVAGDYAEDLAAAMLASTLGIEFDADKNWDEKREVYRASGKIFKTDNITQSAVIEDGGYTTVMAAAVFLF; via the coding sequence ATGCCGCTTGTACCCACCAGAGTGTTTCTGACCAAAGGTGTCGGCCATCACAAGGAAGAGCTCCGTTCGTTCGAGCTCGCGTTGCGGCACGCCGGCATCGAGAAATGCAACCTGGTCACGGTGAGCAGCATTCTGCCGCCACACTGCAAACTGATCTCGCGCAAAGAGGGCCTCAAGCACCTCCATCCCGGCGAGATCACCTTCTGCGTCATGTCGCGCCTGGCCAGCAACGAGCCGCGCCGCCTGCTTGCCGCCTCGGTCGGGGTGGCCATGCCGGCCGACAAGGCCCACTACGGCTACATCAGCGAGCACCATGCGCACGGCCAGACGGCCCGCGTTGCCGGCGACTACGCCGAGGACCTGGCCGCCGCCATGCTCGCCTCCACGCTGGGCATCGAGTTCGACGCCGACAAGAACTGGGACGAGAAGCGCGAGGTCTACCGCGCCAGCGGCAAGATCTTCAAGACCGACAACATCACCCAGTCTGCCGTCATCGAAGATGGCGGCTACACCACGGTGATGGCTGCCGCTGTGTTCCTGTTCTAG